AATCGCCTGGTGGTTGCGCAGACTTCTGCTCTTGTTTCAGACGCTGCAACCAACTCGAAGGCGAATCTAGCTCTCATGCAGGGTCTTGTGGATTCGTTCGCAGAGGACAGAGCTgatcagaagaaggaaaaggacaagaagtCCAGGGAGCAGGTCGTCTTGAAGGCGCTGGCGTTTGATGAGACCAAAACAAATCAAGACAGCGGGGAGCCAGAAGCTTTCTGGCAGACGATCTATCGCAATTATCTTGGGCAGCGTATAAAGGGCACCGGTGAATGGATTTTTAGCGATCACAAATATGTTGCATGGGAGAAGGGACAGTCCAGTCGACCTATCCTGGCTATTGCGGGTGGTGAAGGAACTGGAAAGAGCTTCCTCACATCCACTATCACAAAGCATCTCAATCGGAGGAAAGCCACAGAGAGCTCCGACCGTAAAATAACCACGGGTTATTATTTTCTGGAAGGGGATTCTCGCGATGAGCTAAGAAATGCAATCAACCTTGAGCCGGTTGCAAAGTCACTCGTTTGGCAGTTCAGTCAGTCTGAGAGGATCTATCTCAAGTCCGTCGCTCAAATCTGTGAACACTACGGAGAGGTCGACCCGGCAGAGATCTCAAAGCACCTGATCTTTGGTAACCGGGATCTGGCCAACTTAACATCACTTTTTATATTGTCATTGATGGGCTGGGTGACACTGTCGGAGAGGGCATGGTCAGGTTTTTGCAGAGAGCTTCCATACCCATACCTGGTCGCGACATTCGCGTCCTTGTAACCGGTGACCCCAGCTGCTTTGAGCAGTTAAGCAAAATTGGGAACACTCGCTTTGACTGCATGTCTATCAGTACGAATAACAGATCGGATGTTGAGAAGTTTATAGAGAACCGGATGGATAAGATGCCAGCTTTGAACGATCGCACCCGCTTGGGAATACCGGAGCTCAGGGACAATATTCGGGCCAGATTGTGTGCAGAAACTCAGGGCGACTACTTCAAGATAGACAAAACCCTCGACCATATCAGCTCCCTGGAATACAAAACGGACATTAAACAGGCCCTGGACGATGCAAGCAAGGAACGCTCGCAGCAGATAACCGAGGCAATTAAAAAGATGAATGAAAGCCGCTCTGAAAAAGAACTCTTGGAAATAAATGAGATTATACGGTGGATTGTTTACGGCAAGGATGTCCTCACACCAAAGCAGATGTCAGCAGCTCTATATGTACGAAATGGAGAGACATCGTTGCTGCCCCTTGAGCAGAAACCTAAGATAAAATATTCACTGTTCGAAGTGGATAGGAATGGCAAGGTCGATTTCCGATCTTCTGAGATTGAACGTTACATTCCGCTGAAAAAGACCACCCACGACTTGGAGGATTCGTATAGCAAAGAGGCGGCACAAGCCGCAGAAGTTGCCATGATTAAACACTTCCTTCTCACGTTGTGCCCCTCAGAGGTTTACACCAAGCTGAAGTTTGACGCCTACCTCGCGCAACTGTCAAAGCCCAAGGGTAGCCGTATCAACAAGGATGAACCGCATACGGGCGAGACAAAGATGGCCTTGACCTGTTTAGACATCTTGACAGAAAAGACTGATCGAAAACGAACACGACTCCTTACTCACGCTCGAAAATACTTCATAAATCATTTGTCAACTGTTGATCTAGCGCTGGCAGATATTGCTTGCAAAAGCGCAGTGGGTGTACTCTTGGCAAAATTGTTTACTGAGGGCAGTTCAATCGATATCTTGCTGCATTGTGCTGAGTCTGTTGATGATCCTAATCTTCGATATAAGATTCGACGTTATTGGCTTTACAGTAATGACAGTGTTAATACCATCCTCAGATGGTTTGGAGACTCTGCTATTACCTCCGAGATTACCGACACGGCGACACGGGCTTGGGTGGCGAGTGTGGCCTCAGAAGCAGAGTCTGATGAAGACCTAATGAGACCTGCTGCAGAGAGAATGGCAGTGCATTTCCTGCAAGAGGCGCATTCAGAATCATTCACAAAGGACGCGTTCCTCTTCATTGCAGGCTTCGTAAATAAGGTAAGTAGCGCTCTCTTGAATCAGCTCGAAATACTAACCGAGCCTTAGATTGAGCGTCGCAAGGGTGTTGTTACCCACGAAGTGAATGACCCTAGCTATGTTTATTCGGTCGAAGAAATAGAGAACGTTGAGAATTGGTGTCAAACGGTGCTGCCGCGGTAACTATTGGTGCAGATGGCATTTTCGTCGATATGTGGCACAAATATTAAGTTTCCGACGAACAAGGTATCCCTGGCATGTACAACTGAAATGACAGCTGTGACATTGGTACCATGGGTGGTCATGCTTACTCCTTTGCAGCATTGGTTCCTGCTGCGCAGTAGGGCTAGTCGGAATTTAGCTATTGGTGCCCTCAGTTCTGAAATGAACCGACACGTGTGTTTACTTTCCATATAAAAGGACCCATCATTCCCCTACACAGGCCACCTTTTTTGGAGCCTTCCGCCCAGTTGTACTTGAACTATCCACAATGTCCCTCTCGCTGTGCGCCCCCTGGCGCCTCCTATACGCTATACTTCTCACAATAGCCCTTGTAAACGCCCAACAAGCCTCAGAAGAAGACTTCTCTCCGCGAGACACAATAACACGAGATGTGTGCATTCTCGGCGGAGGTGCAACAGGCACCTACGCAGCGATCCGTCTAAAAGACATGAATCAAAGTATAGTAGTCATCGAACGCAACGATCGTCTCGGCGGGCATACAGAAACCCTATACGTCGAAAACGGTGGCCACGTCGATTACGGTGTGCAAGGCGTCTTCAACTACGATATCTCGAGGAATTTTTTCAATCGACTCGGCGTACAATATAAACCGGTCACCCCGGGTTCGCTCATCAATAAATACGTTAACTTCAAAACTGGGCACGAGGTCTCTCCTCCCTCTGGCGTCTTAGACACCGTCGCCGCCCTCCTCGTATACCGTACTGCTATCCAGAAATACGACTACCTCAAAGACGGCATCTACAACCTTCCGGATCCGGTACCAGAAGAGCTCCTCTGGCCGTTTAGCAAGTTCGTCGAGAAATACAAGTTCGAAGGCGCCCTAAACGTGATATACACGTTCGCCAATGCATTAGGGGACATGCTCGCCAGCCCAACGCTATATGGTATCCAACTATTCGGTATCTCACATATCGacatcttcctccaaggaGGATATATCACGCCAAACAACGGAATGTACGAACTCTACCGCAAAGCCAGCGAGGAACTAGGAACAGACGTGGTCTACAACAGCAAAGCCACGAAAGCCACGCGGTCTGACACCGAGATTAAAATAATCACCCACGACACCTCGGGCAAAAAAATACTCATCAAGGCCAAaaacctcctcatcacctTCCCTCCCATTCCCGAGAATCTAAAAGGTTTCGATCTCTCTCCGGAAGAAATATCCCTCTCATCTAAACTCTTCTGGAAAACATACTACGTCGCCGTTCTCAAGAACACGGGAATCCCTAGCAACATAAACGTCCACAACGTCAACCCGGATGAAAAACCGGGCAATCTCCCTGTCGCCCCATTCCAGTGGGCTCTCCAGGATATGGGTCCTAATAACTACCTCGCGAGTAAACTCATCGGAGACATGAACTTTACGGACACGCAAGCCCAGGAACTCATTATCGGGGACTTACATCGCATGGGGGCGGCGGGCACCTTCGATATCAGGAAAGATTGGGAGATGGCGGCTTTTGGAAACCATAACCCCACGACGTTGATGGTGGGTGTGGATGATATAAAGGATGGGTTTTATAGCAGGTTTTATGATTTACAGGGTCGGAGGGGCACGTATTGGACGGGTTTGACGCTTGTTTCGGATTATTCGGCTTTGTTGTGGAAATATACGGAGTCTGTTGTTGAGAGGATAGTCAAGGGGGAGTGAGGGTTGTTTGGTTTACGGGGGTATGGTGGGATGGGTCACGGTGTAGTGGGAGTTTGCGGTTGGGGGTTTTGGTGGCTTTGGATACGTTTTCGTAATCGATATCAGTGATGTTTGATAAGTTTTGTTTGGCTATACCCGAATCTGGATTTGATTTTACGTACCATATGCGGAATCTCTCTGCTTGTAGAGACAGGCCCTTTTGCTGAATGACAGAGCATCTGCTTCAAAAGCAGGAATTTGAATCTGGACTGTGTGAATGTAGTGCGTGACGTGAAGTGGTGGACATAGTCCTCGTTCTATATAAGTCACGTTGCATAATACTCCAAGAGGGTTCATCCTTGTAAACCATCATACACAACATGGGGCTGAGATATCATCCGGCAAGAAATGATCATTTGATATGTTTCATGATCAAAATAGTGTATTAACAGCTACTTATGTACAGTTCCCATGATATCTTTATACAATATTTACAAATTCTACATCAAGTCATATGTACAAGCAGTCACCCAACCTTCTCACCCTTGTCCTCTTCAATGACCCATTTCTGTTCTCCGGCTGGCGTAGTGATCATCCTGAAAACGTACTTCTTATCCAGTCCGACCAGGTAATCCCGACGAGCGTCATTAGTCCAGTCATAGGTACCATAGAAACTAGGCAGAATGGGACTATCGGTGAGCCAAACAAGGACGGAGCCAAGTGACTGCGGGATCCGGGGACCCTTGAACTTGCCGTATCGAGTGATGAACACGAGGACAAGGGCGATGGCCATGGATGAGACCATGATCAGGGCGACGATGAAGGATGAAAGGGAGCAGACGATGCTCCATGTGGGTCGCAGGATTTGGGCATCGTTGTCTGTTATTGGTTTTGGGAGGGGTTGGAGATACATGTCTTTCTGGAGGGTGAAGTATGCTGCGAAGAGCCATTGGTAGACTCGTTTCGTGGCATCGGTGAGCCCTTGGGCATCGATGGTTGTTGATTCCGGGTTCAGGTTCTGGTAGACTAGCTTAATTAGGGAACTGGGCCAGTCGGAAGGGAATAGTTTAGGTCCGTCTGTGATGGTGCCGTTTCCTATGTCTTGAATCGAGGCGATGAAGTGTTCGTGGTAGTTTGCCAGGTTTGATGTCACGTTGTCGACCAGATTTCCGCTCGTGATTGTGCTGCCGATTGGGTAGTAATACTGTAGTATCCCACTTGGATCGAATGAAATTGTGAAATTCTGGATTTTAGGAATCGGTTGGCAGTGCAAGGCGAGTGTGGGTGAGTCTGTGTTGGAGCCTACGGAATTGATTGCAAGAACGGTCAGCGTGCCATTATTGGTCACTCCACTCGGTGCCAGTAGCTGGATTGAATATGGCTCGCTTGAACTTTTATTGACGGATGGTGTACCATCCATGCCCTCGGTATCTCTACCAGTGAGGTAGGGGATATTCTCATCCTTCGAGAGGTCTTGAATAAGGGGGACTTGATGGCAGTTCAGGTCAGCCCCGATACCCAACGTCACAGCTTCATACTTATGTTCCATATTATTTGTATGGACAGACAATGGGACAAATGAGTAATCCGGTGCTGTCCACGGAAGCAACGACACTGAATTCAACAGGGTCGATTCAATAGGACCGTTTTGGAAGAATGTGGGGACGGTGCTGGAATTGAGGATGGTGGAATAGTCGTAGCGTAACTCGACAGCCTGGGTAGGCCAGGCTGCTCGCGTGCGGCTTTGGGTAAAGAGCGCACCCAGAACGGCTGGAAGACCGGTGTTAATGATACAGCACAATGCGACCAGACTTAGTACGAAGGAGCGGGAGCGTATAGACCGGAAAAACACGGTAATCGGACTTTGGGAGGACAGATTTAGCAGCAAGGAATTTTTCGCATCAACTCCCCCTTTTTGGAGGTGAATCCACGGCTCCAGGATACTAATGTTCACGTAGATGGAGTTGAACAAAGCTCGCATCATAGACGCCATAAGTGACGGTAGGATTCCCAAAGCAACAGACAATCGATCTGATGCAGAATCTGAAAGGCGTCGAAGTCGGCTATCTTTTGAACACAGAATGAACATCACTGTCATGAAACAGATGACCGCTAGCAAGCCAAGAAGTTCAGCGACAAATATGGGTTTGGATAAAAAATGGAGCCTGGCATCTTGACGTGATGCTTTCCTACTCGCTGGTTTGCTGTAGAGCACTTTCTCACGTAGTGTTCTTGGCGGGGCTTCTCCGGGAAGAAACCCCAGTTTTCGACCCGATGGCTCATCATACCAGTAGCAGCGCCATGCACGCAGCTTGCGGTTGAGTTGTCGTGCGGTTAATTTGTCAGTGTACTCGCCAAACGCCTGAACACCAGTAGGGTTAAATAGGTGCGCCACGATGCTGCACATGGCTGCGATCGATCCCGGGTCAGACTTGAGTATGTTCTCGCGCGACTGGTAGAAAAGAGCAAGCAAGATACATGTGGCTGtcccgagaagaagaattaCCTCTGATGCAATGGCAGGGAAGGTAATGACCAGGACAGCCACTTGGTCAGTTGTTCCAACCCCTTGAATAGGAGTATACGCAGCATTTGTGTTGAAGAGACGGCTCAGCAGACGTGCAAAACCAAGCTTCATATCCATACGAATTTTAGATATGAACTCGTCCCCGGAGATGGGGACCTGTGAGTACTGCGCGGAGGTAGAGCACGGGGACTTATGGGCTTCTATTCCTAGGCCACATCGGTCAAGGGAATAATTTGTTAACGTTCCATTGCCAGAGGGGCAAACATTTCCTGTAGGGCAGATGCCTCTTTTGAGATATGCTTTAAATCCAGCTATATCCAATTGCGAACTATCGAGAGCAGACATGGAGCCTTTATCGACTACAATTGCGACTACCGAGCCATTGGCCTTCATGGAAACCTCCGCCTTGGCCGTATAATACTGCATGTCACAAGAGAAGAACTGAGCCTTGGGCGTCTGTCCAACTAAGCGACCGGTATTAGTTGTGTCAATGTCGAGGAGGAATCCATATAGATCAAATGGGGCACACGGGATTGTGTCAAGCTCCCAGCGTCGGGCCTGTACAGGAGTAGCTGTCAGGTCGAAGATACCACTGTAGTTCGCATTTAAGGCGCAGTTTTGGGAAGAGTCTGAATATGATGTCAAGCGCAGGTCACGAAGCGCACAGGTTAAGGTAGAGTAGTTGGAATAATCAGCAGGTGTCTCCCCGACGATCTCAGTGACATTCGCCGTGAGTGAGTTACTGATTGGCAAATCGGAGCATGTAAGGTCGGCCCAGTACACTGTATGATTAAGTTTCCATAAAGCCGTGAAGAgtgcatcatcatcagaggGAAGTTCAACTGGTGGGATGGCAAAGTGTGAGAGACGCGACGGTGTCTCACCAGTATCTCCCCTTGTAAGAGAATAAAGACTCATGTTCCGTTGCGAAGATATCCATTCGGCTTGCTCTCCGACCGGCACCAGTTCCGGCCAGCCTCTCAAGGTCGCGTCAGAAGACATTGGGACGCTATCAACGTCCAGCAAGGCGCTCAGTGTAGCGGGCAGCATTAGCTgtactagaatattaatgATAGACACGCCCAGCACTACCCAATGTTTTCTTCTCGCCGATGAAATAGGCGTTGATATAAAAGGTCCAAAGATATAATTAGCGGAAAGCACGTCAGCAGGAAAGACCTGCTCTTTGGATAGTTGAAAGTAGGGTTCCAAGCGGAAGACATCGTAGACCGTAAAAGACCAGAGGGTCATTAAGCACAAGCCGAGGATTGTTGGCACAAAATTGTACGCAAAAGCGACATGGTTTGGTACATCGTCTGTGTCATCGTAGAACACAAGGCCACCTCTGGCGTCACTGTACTGTCGAAGCAGCTCGAGAGCCAGCAGCATCAAGCCCATGACCAAGGCCAGGAAAAGCAGGTAAGTCGGCCGTAGCGTCCTGGGGCGCCAACCTGTCACCGACCTCTCCGCGTTCGATCCATTTCTCCACCACATCGCACACGGCGACCTTTCTGGTTCCGAATAGATCTATCGTGGGCGGGTATTAAGGGCACCTCCTCTTAGCTCTGTCCCCTAATTGTGGGGTGGTTCCGCTACTCCCGACGAAATGAAAAAAGAGCAGAGGCATTGGGTTAATCAGGAAACACCAGTTTTATGAGACATGGCATCTGATCCAGTCAGAAACCGTAGGGACCATTACCCAATCTCTGGTATCAATCAATGTCTCACCGTGTGGGGGATTTAACCTCGCCCCGTCGAGAGGTTGGAAATGTTTTTTAAGGTTTAACGAACGACGGCGGATTCCTGTGCCGATGGGGATCCACGTGATAAAAAGACCCACGGGCGGCTATACTTAGTACGCGTTCgtcatctcctccaccgccTCAACTTTCTGCCAGCCACGTGAGTGGAATCAACCAGAGCACTTTCAGTACTTCGCCTGAATGAAGAACCTAGGTTACTTCTGTACAGACCTTCAAGTACATTACTTTTAACCTCAGAATATGTGTCACGCACAAGCGCTAATTTACCACTTGACCAACTTCCACTGCATTGACATCACGAATCTGTACTCCTCTTTACAAAGTatgaaagagagaaatatatatctcccgGATTCTCCCCTGATGTTAAACACAATAGCATCAACCTACAGTTATCGATATCTGACACCTCGATTGTTCGATGTAACTTCAAGCTGTACTACAGGGAGGTGCTGAGAAGCACAGAACCTGTACACAGTGACTGTCATGAACAAATTGATCGGGCCATTGATCACCTGCTTCTTGCCATCGGCCGGCGACTCTCTTTCCGCGTCGTACCGGCAAATGTTCTCTTTTTTGACAGACCTGGGTCCGGTGTACACGATTTGGCTGCTGGAAAGCCATCGCATCCATTCCTGGGCAGTAGTGATCCTGTAAGTAAAGACCGTTTGTGTTTCAACAGTCATCTCCCACAGATAACAAAATATATGCTGAAATTATGCGATAATCACAGTCTAATGCTGTTGGGCACGGCATTTCAGTCCTGGGATTTGGGTTGCTCGCCCCTTGTACTTTGTGATCGAGCATCTTCACAACCTGGTCCCTAAGCTCCTCCATGGCCGTCACGAAATCAGACCAAATGCGCCCGGGTCCTTTCTCCCCGCGCTGATTGCAGGATACTACGGACCCCATTTTGGCAATTTCTTTCCGAAGATCGTGGCCATGCGCCAATGTTTCCACGCCATATGGCAGTTATTCCCCATCACCGTGCAGGCTCCCTTCCGCCTTCTCGAGAAATGCGCATACCCGCCCGTTCGACCGCGACCACAATAGAGGGAAGAAGCGAAACAACACTCCACCAAGAATCTGCGCTATATTCGTTACATGTATCCAGCACTCGCTCTGGTATTTGTATTGAAATTTATTCACACTCTGCTCTCGCTTCCGGGGGGTCCATCTACAGCCAATTTAGTCTTGCCCGGGCTGTAGGAAATCTTTGGGGACGGTGTTGCGACAACCTCAAGTACGACGAGGCGATCGCGATGGCGAGCGGACTTGTTTAGGTGGTGATGAAAACCGGCGACTTGAAACAGTTGAGCACCCGTGGGACGGTGATTGGGGGATTCGCGGGAACGACTGTGATTGCCCTGGCTTAGGGCTGTAGGGAAGAGGTTTTGGCCAATGTTGCGATGACAGAGTCGCGTTGAAAAAGATTTGATTCTGGCGTTGCTTCTGTATGTATACAAAGTTGGTAGTGAAAAAAGGACCTTGCGATTCAACCTTGCGACAATTCCCAAGCATATAGTCCGTCTCGTAAGCGCGGAACAATCTCGGGCGCAATCACCTCAATCGAGATCAATTGAGATCGTATTTGTTCCACTCCGACTCACACGACCAACGCGACCCGCTTCTGACTTCTTATTGCTTTATCCGATGGGAGTCCTCGCATCACAAGGGAAATTTATTGTCGCATCTCGTCGAGAATGATCTCAT
This DNA window, taken from Aspergillus flavus chromosome 5, complete sequence, encodes the following:
- a CDS encoding uncharacterized protein (of unknown function-domain containing protein), whose product is MWWRNGSNAERSVTGWRPRTLRPTYLLFLALVMGLMLLALELLRQYSDARGGLVFYDDTDDVPNHVAFAYNFVPTILGLCLMTLWSFTVYDVFRLEPYFQLSKEQVFPADVLSANYIFGPFISTPISSARRKHWVVLGVSIINILVQLMLPATLSALLDVDSVPMSSDATLRGWPELVPVGEQAEWISSQRNMSLYSLTRGDTGETPSRLSHFAIPPVELPSDDDALFTALWKLNHTVYWADLTCSDLPISNSLTANVTEIVGETPADYSNYSTLTCALRDLRLTSYSDSSQNCALNANYSGIFDLTATPVQARRWELDTIPCAPFDLYGFLLDIDTTNTGRLVGQTPKAQFFSCDMQYYTAKAEVSMKANGSVVAIVVDKGSMSALDSSQLDIAGFKAYLKRGICPTGNVCPSGNGTLTNYSLDRCGLGIEAHKSPCSTSAQYSQVPISGDEFISKIRMDMKLGFARLLSRLFNTNAAYTPIQGVGTTDQVAVLVITFPAIASEVILLLGTATCILLALFYQSRENILKSDPGSIAAMCSIVAHLFNPTGVQAFGEYTDKLTARQLNRKLRAWRCYWYDEPSGRKLGFLPGEAPPRTLREKVLYSKPASRKASRQDARLHFLSKPIFVAELLGLLAVICFMTVMFILCSKDSRLRRLSDSASDRLSVALGILPSLMASMMRALFNSIYVNISILEPWIHLQKGGVDAKNSLLLNLSSQSPITVFFRSIRSRSFVLSLVALCCIINTGLPAVLGALFTQSRTRAAWPTQAVELRYDYSTILNSSTVPTFFQNGPIESTLLNSVSLLPWTAPDYSFVPLSVHTNNMEHKYEAVTLGIGADLNCHQVPLIQDLSKDENIPYLTGRDTEGMDGTPSVNKSSSEPYSIQLLAPSGVTNNGTLTVLAINSVGSNTDSPTLALHCQPIPKIQNFTISFDPSGILQYYYPIGSTITSGNLVDNVTSNLANYHEHFIASIQDIGNGTITDGPKLFPSDWPSSLIKLVYQNLNPESTTIDAQGLTDATKRVYQWLFAAYFTLQKDMYLQPLPKPITDNDAQILRPTWSIVCSLSSFIVALIMVSSMAIALVLVFITRYGKFKGPRIPQSLGSVLVWLTDSPILPSFYGTYDWTNDARRDYLVGLDKKYVFRMITTPAGEQKWVIEEDKGEKVG